Proteins encoded in a region of the Stieleria neptunia genome:
- a CDS encoding M24 family metallopeptidase, whose protein sequence is MNDRIRKLSDQLSTLQADAFLVTNEINVTYLTGFTGDSSSLLVHATGQTMLSDGRYKEQLEEECPGLAVEIKSPAEKPIDFLTQVVAGSGATRIAIEADQLTVAQLRQFKEHLPDVEWIETSGVIVGQRMIKDAEEIEILRSAVRINERALESILAKLGGDWTEQEIAYELESTIRRMGATGFSFEPIIGAGPGGAKPHYRSTQTVIGEYSTLLVDWGTKLGGYASDMTRSFHFGKPPARFLSAYEAVLESQLAAIDAIRPGVDASKVDAAARNVLKKAGLDEYFVHGLGHGVGLEIHEMPRLSAVSEDVLAPGMVITIEPGVYFGGEFGIRIEDDVLVTATGHEVLSQMPKGLDDCGLIL, encoded by the coding sequence ATGAATGACAGAATCCGCAAACTCAGTGACCAGCTCTCGACGTTGCAAGCCGACGCATTCTTGGTAACCAACGAAATCAACGTCACGTATTTGACCGGTTTTACCGGCGACAGTTCGTCGCTGTTGGTGCATGCGACCGGCCAGACGATGCTCAGCGACGGTCGTTACAAAGAGCAGTTAGAGGAGGAGTGTCCGGGGTTGGCCGTTGAAATCAAATCGCCGGCGGAAAAACCGATCGATTTCCTCACCCAGGTGGTGGCCGGATCGGGGGCGACCCGCATCGCGATCGAAGCCGACCAGCTGACCGTCGCCCAATTACGTCAGTTCAAAGAGCACCTGCCTGATGTCGAGTGGATTGAGACCTCGGGCGTCATCGTCGGCCAACGCATGATCAAAGATGCCGAAGAGATCGAGATCCTGCGCAGCGCGGTGCGGATCAACGAGCGGGCGCTCGAATCGATTTTGGCCAAGCTGGGGGGGGACTGGACGGAACAGGAGATCGCTTACGAGCTGGAGTCGACGATTCGGCGGATGGGGGCGACCGGGTTCAGTTTTGAGCCGATCATCGGCGCCGGGCCTGGGGGTGCAAAACCGCATTACCGCAGCACTCAGACGGTGATCGGCGAATATTCGACGCTGCTGGTCGACTGGGGCACCAAGTTGGGGGGATACGCGAGCGACATGACCCGCAGCTTTCATTTCGGCAAACCACCGGCGCGGTTTCTGTCGGCCTACGAAGCCGTCTTGGAATCACAGCTTGCAGCGATTGATGCGATTCGTCCTGGCGTGGATGCGTCAAAAGTGGACGCGGCGGCGCGAAATGTGCTGAAAAAAGCTGGCTTGGATGAATACTTTGTGCACGGACTCGGCCACGGAGTGGGACTGGAAATCCATGAAATGCCGCGACTTTCGGCGGTCAGTGAAGACGTTCTTGCCCCAGGCATGGTGATCACCATCGAGCCGGGCGTGTATTTTGGTGGCGAATTCGGAATCCGCATTGAGGATGACGTTTTGGTGACGGCGACTGGGCACGAGGTTCTCAGTCAAATGCCAAAGGGACTCGATGATTGTGGGCTGATCCTGTAA
- the cmoA gene encoding carboxy-S-adenosyl-L-methionine synthase CmoA codes for MSRDNLYSLPRDRVGQFQFDADVADVFPDMISRSVPGYASILSVIEQLAGRFVRPATNVYDLGCSLGAATLLIRNQAPPSATLHAVDNSSAMIDRLRKRLDQQSARPDACGIELHLADVCDVNLSNASMIVLNFTLQFVPAAQRRRLLQTCFDALVPGGGLLLSEKVCFEDPGQQSLLTELHLDFKRACGYSELEIAQKRTSLENTLIPESIPTHTDRLKEIGFGVVAPWFQCFNFASILAVKSAPS; via the coding sequence ATGTCTCGCGACAACCTCTACTCCTTGCCGCGTGACCGCGTCGGGCAATTCCAGTTCGACGCCGATGTCGCCGACGTTTTTCCCGACATGATCTCCCGATCGGTCCCCGGATACGCGTCGATCCTGTCGGTCATCGAACAATTGGCCGGCCGCTTCGTGCGCCCCGCTACCAATGTCTATGACCTCGGTTGCTCGCTCGGCGCGGCGACGCTGCTGATTCGCAACCAAGCCCCGCCCAGCGCGACCCTTCACGCGGTCGACAATTCCTCCGCCATGATCGATCGGCTGCGGAAACGGTTGGACCAGCAATCCGCCCGCCCCGATGCCTGTGGCATCGAACTTCATCTGGCCGACGTTTGCGACGTCAACCTGTCCAACGCCTCGATGATCGTGCTGAATTTCACGTTGCAGTTTGTCCCCGCGGCGCAGCGTCGACGATTGCTGCAAACGTGCTTCGATGCGCTGGTCCCCGGCGGCGGCCTGCTGCTCAGCGAAAAGGTGTGCTTCGAGGATCCGGGGCAGCAGTCCCTGCTGACCGAATTGCACTTGGATTTCAAACGCGCCTGCGGTTACAGCGAACTGGAGATCGCCCAAAAACGGACCTCGCTGGAAAACACGCTGATCCCCGAGTCGATCCCCACGCACACGGACCGGCTGAAAGAAATCGGCTTCGGCGTCGTCGCGCCCTGGTTCCAATGTTTCAATTTTGCGTCCATCTTGGCAGTGAAATCGGCGCCCAGCTGA
- a CDS encoding DNA integrity scanning protein DisA nucleotide-binding domain protein yields MATLRLTKHNTAMLTSAMTLVNAISADAIVLLLEGATDWQRLAELMAKNEFEKPLIVAVDSIEELDGASEAGLKPVALNKEKAPLLERLQHALLEAAADEFIKPNDEIVAIYGGFTSGRLDSISHLKLDERMRRLTTRDLQSLESSVPLKTMKVVVDLAVQIGVEGREGKPVGALFVVGDTRSVLKHASDSGVDPFRGYNKKARNLFDAKVQEDAKEISQLDGAFLISADGTIERSRQMLEVLHEDLNMSKGLGSRHWAAAAITRRTKAVAIVVSQSTGTVRLYQNGFLKMQIEPMDKGIKWQEISFKPPSASGDD; encoded by the coding sequence ATGGCAACTCTCCGATTGACCAAACACAACACGGCGATGCTGACATCGGCGATGACGTTGGTCAATGCGATTTCTGCCGACGCGATCGTGCTGCTGCTCGAAGGGGCGACCGACTGGCAGCGTTTGGCCGAGCTGATGGCCAAGAACGAATTCGAAAAACCCCTGATCGTCGCCGTCGACTCGATCGAAGAGTTGGACGGGGCGTCCGAAGCGGGTTTAAAACCGGTCGCGCTGAACAAGGAAAAGGCGCCGTTGTTGGAGCGTTTGCAACACGCTTTGTTGGAAGCGGCTGCCGACGAGTTCATCAAACCCAACGACGAAATCGTTGCGATCTATGGCGGATTCACCTCCGGCCGACTGGATTCGATCAGTCACCTGAAACTCGACGAGCGCATGCGTCGGCTGACGACGCGCGACCTGCAATCGCTCGAGAGCAGCGTCCCGCTGAAAACCATGAAAGTCGTCGTCGACTTGGCCGTCCAGATCGGTGTGGAAGGCCGCGAAGGCAAACCGGTCGGCGCCCTGTTCGTCGTCGGCGACACTCGCAGCGTTCTCAAACACGCCAGCGATAGTGGCGTCGACCCGTTCCGCGGCTACAACAAGAAAGCACGCAATCTGTTTGACGCCAAGGTCCAAGAAGACGCCAAAGAGATCTCCCAGTTGGACGGCGCCTTTCTGATCAGTGCCGACGGGACGATCGAACGCAGCCGTCAAATGCTGGAAGTGCTGCACGAAGATCTGAACATGTCCAAGGGTTTGGGATCACGCCACTGGGCCGCCGCCGCGATCACGCGCCGAACCAAGGCCGTCGCGATCGTCGTCAGCCAGTCCACCGGCACCGTCCGGCTGTATCAAAACGGGTTCCTGAAGATGCAGATCGAGCCGATGGACAAGGGCATCAAATGGCAGGAAATCTCGTTCAAACCCCCGAGCGCCAGTGGCGATGACTGA
- a CDS encoding leucine-rich repeat domain-containing protein: MKGTFFVCRRPGPFAAALIPVTLMTLLTSIGCRDRSTPAELAGQVEVTPAAEVDFADQLARGRSGDADRIELSQTPIDDRALEELTDADEWLEVLQLDAGVVNDAGLESIAALPQLWHLRLRHSPVTDRGLKTIARCRSIQILNLPHCDATAVGVAELAALPELRNLRLGGVHLGADTAASVAGVESLRNVHLIGVPIDDQGLRQIASLPKLRSLYLDDSAVTQSGWDWLFETHPGLHVHVNQKHLDRVNQDHQ, encoded by the coding sequence ATGAAAGGGACCTTCTTCGTTTGCCGACGACCGGGACCATTCGCCGCCGCGCTGATCCCTGTCACCCTGATGACGTTGCTGACGTCGATCGGTTGCCGTGACCGATCGACACCGGCGGAACTGGCGGGGCAGGTGGAAGTCACCCCGGCGGCCGAAGTCGACTTTGCCGATCAACTCGCCCGTGGACGCTCGGGAGATGCCGATCGCATCGAATTGTCGCAGACGCCGATCGACGATCGTGCGCTGGAGGAGTTGACGGATGCGGATGAGTGGCTGGAAGTGCTGCAACTCGATGCGGGCGTGGTCAACGATGCGGGGCTGGAATCGATCGCCGCGTTGCCTCAGCTGTGGCATTTGCGATTGCGCCATTCGCCGGTGACCGACCGGGGGCTGAAAACGATTGCGCGGTGCCGGTCGATTCAAATCTTGAACCTGCCCCATTGCGACGCCACCGCGGTGGGTGTCGCCGAGTTGGCGGCGTTGCCGGAGCTTCGCAACCTGCGTTTGGGTGGGGTGCACCTGGGGGCGGACACGGCCGCCTCGGTCGCCGGGGTCGAAAGTCTGCGCAATGTGCACTTGATCGGCGTGCCGATCGACGACCAGGGATTGCGGCAGATCGCTTCGCTGCCCAAACTCCGGTCGCTCTATTTGGACGATAGCGCGGTGACGCAGTCGGGGTGGGATTGGTTGTTTGAGACACACCCGGGCCTGCATGTTCACGTCAACCAAAAACACCTCGACCGTGTGAATCAAGATCATCAATGA
- a CDS encoding Uma2 family endonuclease, with protein MSTARKHDPISVQDYLAGEAHSDQRHEYIAGVVYAQAGGTNRHNAIATNATVALANQLRGTGCRAFNSDTKVRIRNAAGTRFYYPDAMVVCRANPPSDSFQDEPVLIVEVISETTRRIDEGEKREAYLEIPSLAGYVLVEQSSLSAVVYQRGRQSGGDQGFQRSIVSGLDDVIQIDEIPLELTLRELYEDVELAEPDSTDRS; from the coding sequence ATGAGCACCGCGCGAAAACACGATCCGATTTCGGTCCAAGACTACTTGGCCGGTGAGGCGCATTCCGACCAACGTCACGAATATATTGCCGGCGTCGTCTACGCTCAGGCCGGCGGGACCAACCGCCACAATGCGATCGCGACCAATGCGACCGTCGCGCTCGCCAACCAGCTTCGGGGAACCGGCTGCCGGGCATTCAATTCAGACACCAAAGTCCGGATTCGAAACGCTGCGGGGACACGTTTTTATTACCCCGATGCGATGGTCGTTTGCCGGGCGAACCCCCCCAGTGATTCATTTCAAGACGAGCCCGTGTTGATCGTCGAGGTCATCTCCGAGACCACTCGACGGATCGACGAGGGAGAGAAACGCGAGGCCTATCTGGAGATTCCGTCGCTGGCCGGCTATGTCTTGGTCGAGCAGTCGTCGCTTTCCGCCGTCGTCTACCAGCGCGGCCGGCAATCCGGTGGCGACCAGGGGTTTCAGCGATCGATCGTCAGCGGGCTCGATGACGTGATCCAGATTGACGAGATCCCGTTGGAACTGACACTTCGGGAACTCTATGAAGACGTGGAACTGGCGGAACCGGATTCCACAGACCGATCATGA
- a CDS encoding serine hydroxymethyltransferase: MNPLQQQDPQIWDAIQDEASRQRDGLEMIASENYTSFAVMQAAGSVLTNKYAEGYPGRRYYGGCEHVDVVESLAIERAKQLFGAEVANVQPHSGSQANTAVYLSCLKPGDKVLGLDLAQGGHLTHGMKLNISGQLYDFHSYGVTQDTNRLDFDQIASLAREHKPKLIVAGASAYPREIPHDKFAEIAEEVGARLMVDMAHYAGLVAAKIHNSPVGLADYVTTTTHKTLRGPRGGLILCKEEHAKLINRNVFPGTQGGPLMHVIAGKAVCFAEALTDEYRVYAQAVVDNAKVLAETLIAAGLPLVSGGTDNHLMLVDVTSVGLGGKVAESVLDSCGITVNMNMIPFDKRKPMDPSGIRIGTPALTTRGMGANEMRRIGAWIHSALSNAEDTELHARIRGEIREMCESFPVPADQESHATIA; encoded by the coding sequence ATGAATCCGCTCCAACAACAAGACCCCCAAATTTGGGACGCCATCCAGGACGAAGCCAGCCGTCAACGCGATGGCCTGGAAATGATTGCCAGTGAGAACTACACCAGTTTCGCAGTCATGCAGGCCGCCGGCAGTGTGCTGACCAACAAGTACGCCGAAGGTTACCCCGGCCGCCGATATTACGGCGGTTGCGAACACGTTGATGTGGTCGAATCGCTTGCCATCGAGCGGGCTAAGCAGTTGTTCGGTGCCGAGGTGGCAAACGTCCAACCCCACAGCGGTTCCCAAGCCAACACGGCGGTCTACCTGTCGTGTCTGAAACCCGGTGACAAGGTTCTGGGACTCGATTTGGCCCAGGGCGGTCACTTGACGCACGGCATGAAGCTGAACATCAGCGGCCAGCTGTACGATTTCCACTCGTATGGCGTGACCCAGGACACGAACCGATTGGATTTTGACCAGATCGCCTCGCTGGCCCGCGAGCACAAGCCGAAGCTGATCGTCGCCGGTGCGAGTGCCTACCCCCGCGAAATCCCCCACGACAAGTTCGCCGAGATCGCCGAGGAAGTCGGCGCGCGGCTGATGGTGGACATGGCACACTACGCCGGGCTGGTGGCGGCAAAGATTCACAACAGCCCCGTCGGGTTGGCCGACTATGTCACCACGACGACGCACAAAACGCTGCGTGGTCCCCGCGGCGGTTTGATCCTGTGCAAGGAAGAACACGCCAAACTGATCAACCGAAACGTGTTCCCCGGGACCCAGGGCGGCCCGCTGATGCACGTGATCGCGGGCAAGGCGGTTTGTTTTGCTGAAGCGCTGACCGACGAGTACCGCGTCTACGCCCAGGCCGTGGTGGACAACGCCAAAGTCTTGGCCGAAACGCTCATCGCGGCCGGATTGCCCTTGGTCAGCGGCGGCACCGACAACCACCTGATGCTGGTCGATGTCACCTCGGTCGGCTTGGGCGGGAAAGTCGCCGAGTCCGTGTTGGACAGCTGTGGAATCACGGTCAACATGAACATGATTCCGTTCGACAAGCGTAAGCCGATGGACCCGTCTGGGATTCGAATCGGCACGCCGGCGCTCACCACGCGGGGCATGGGTGCCAACGAAATGCGACGCATCGGTGCCTGGATCCACAGCGCCCTGTCCAACGCCGAAGACACCGAGCTGCATGCTCGGATCCGCGGTGAAATTCGCGAAATGTGCGAAAGCTTTCCGGTTCCGGCGGATCAAGAATCCCATGCGACGATCGCTTAG
- the accC gene encoding acetyl-CoA carboxylase biotin carboxylase subunit: MFQKVLIANRGEIAVRIIRACREMGIQSVAVYSTADADSMHVQLADEAYCVGGPKSAESYLKIDQIIAAAEVANVDAIHPGYGFLAENAHFNEVCRESGFEFIGPSPAAMEKLGDKNTARSMAIASDVPVVPGSDGLIEDDKAAIATANQIGFPVLIKATAGGGGKGMRVAENAEALEKALSQARTEAQAAFGNGGVYLERYIGSPRHVEVQVIADQHGHVCHLFERDCSVQRRHQKLIEEAPSPNLPDAKRKAICDAAVRMIRGADYSNAGTVEFIVDPNDDFFFIEVNARIQVEHPVTEMITGVDLIKEQIRVAAGEELSFTQDQITVTGHALECRINAENPDKNFMPNPGTISKFYAPGGLGVRFDSHVYGGYTVPPHYDSMIGKLIVHRPTREEAIATMRRALAEIQTEGISTTASFHDKVLQHPEFVSGKHDTKFVEREFTGK, encoded by the coding sequence GTGTTTCAGAAAGTATTGATCGCCAACCGCGGCGAAATTGCGGTTCGAATCATCCGCGCGTGCCGCGAGATGGGCATCCAATCCGTCGCCGTGTACAGCACCGCCGACGCCGATTCGATGCACGTCCAGTTGGCCGACGAAGCGTATTGCGTGGGCGGACCGAAAAGCGCCGAAAGCTACCTCAAGATCGACCAGATCATCGCGGCGGCCGAAGTTGCCAACGTCGACGCGATCCATCCCGGCTATGGGTTCCTGGCCGAGAACGCCCATTTCAATGAAGTCTGCCGCGAGAGCGGGTTTGAGTTCATTGGTCCGAGTCCGGCGGCGATGGAAAAGCTGGGCGACAAAAACACCGCCCGTTCGATGGCGATTGCCAGCGACGTCCCCGTGGTGCCCGGCAGCGATGGGCTGATCGAAGACGACAAGGCGGCGATCGCGACGGCCAATCAGATCGGGTTTCCGGTTCTGATCAAGGCGACCGCCGGCGGGGGCGGCAAGGGCATGCGGGTCGCGGAAAACGCCGAAGCGTTGGAAAAAGCTCTGTCCCAGGCCCGCACCGAAGCTCAGGCGGCGTTCGGCAACGGCGGCGTCTACCTGGAACGCTACATCGGCTCGCCGCGTCACGTCGAAGTCCAGGTGATTGCCGACCAACACGGCCACGTCTGTCATTTGTTCGAACGCGATTGCAGTGTCCAACGTCGACACCAAAAATTGATCGAAGAAGCCCCCAGCCCGAATCTGCCCGACGCCAAACGAAAAGCGATTTGTGACGCGGCCGTCCGCATGATCCGCGGCGCCGATTACAGCAACGCCGGGACGGTCGAGTTTATCGTCGACCCCAACGACGACTTCTTTTTCATCGAAGTCAACGCGCGGATCCAGGTCGAGCATCCCGTCACTGAGATGATCACGGGCGTCGATTTGATCAAGGAACAGATCCGCGTGGCCGCCGGCGAAGAACTGTCGTTTACACAGGATCAGATCACCGTGACCGGCCATGCGCTGGAGTGCCGCATCAACGCGGAGAACCCCGACAAGAACTTCATGCCCAACCCCGGAACGATTTCGAAATTCTACGCCCCCGGTGGATTGGGCGTGCGATTCGACTCGCATGTCTACGGCGGCTACACCGTTCCGCCGCACTACGATTCGATGATCGGCAAATTGATTGTGCACCGTCCGACGCGTGAAGAGGCGATCGCGACGATGCGCCGCGCGCTGGCGGAGATCCAAACCGAGGGAATTTCCACCACGGCCAGCTTCCACGACAAGGTGCTTCAGCATCCCGAGTTCGTCTCGGGCAAGCACGACACCAAATTCGTCGAACGCGAATTCACGGGCAAGTAA
- the accB gene encoding acetyl-CoA carboxylase biotin carboxyl carrier protein, which yields MSKGKQPGDNVFDLERIRDIVKLMEEHDLTEVDLQQGDDRIKLGRGGPAAVAPAAAPAPAAPAAAAPVAPAAVDDGSITINAPMVGTFYSKANPESEPFVQVGQMISPDTIVCIVEAMKVFNEIPAECSGKVLEVLVADQQAVDFGKPMFRIQPNS from the coding sequence ATGAGCAAAGGCAAACAACCGGGCGACAACGTCTTCGATTTGGAACGCATCCGTGACATCGTGAAGCTGATGGAAGAGCACGATTTGACGGAGGTGGATTTGCAACAAGGTGACGACCGGATCAAACTCGGTCGTGGCGGTCCGGCAGCGGTTGCCCCGGCGGCGGCTCCGGCACCGGCGGCCCCCGCGGCGGCAGCACCGGTTGCACCGGCGGCGGTCGACGACGGATCCATCACCATCAACGCGCCGATGGTCGGGACGTTTTATTCCAAGGCAAACCCCGAGTCCGAACCGTTCGTTCAAGTCGGGCAGATGATCAGTCCCGACACGATCGTCTGCATCGTCGAGGCGATGAAAGTGTTCAATGAGATCCCCGCCGAATGCAGCGGCAAGGTCCTCGAAGTATTGGTGGCCGACCAACAAGCGGTCGATTTCGGAAAGCCGATGTTCCGGATTCAGCCCAACTCCTAG
- the cmoB gene encoding tRNA 5-methoxyuridine(34)/uridine 5-oxyacetic acid(34) synthase CmoB encodes MPHDTPTLPDWFDRRPLDQWLRQRGHVAFADSVVETCARRLHQPTNGDLKRWVAALDDLPSRQSRQLDYSDGRVRVVGPAVDPATLRETLMRFHPWRKGPFEFLGLPIDTEWRSDWKWDRIAQAVDLNQKSVLDVGCGNGYYGWRMLGAGASMVMGLDPILRFLMQFEVFDRYQTGPRRNFVMPMIDTDLPQKLTAFDVVFSAGVLYHRTSPIDHLRSLAGALVPGGKLVLETLIIQDDGPRVLVPEDRYAQMRNVWFIPSLEMLFRWLRRTGFEGIETVDVTPTEATEQRSTEWMTFQSLADFLDPDDSSKTIEGYPGPVRATVVASRKEAE; translated from the coding sequence GTGCCCCACGACACCCCCACGCTGCCCGACTGGTTCGATCGTCGGCCATTGGACCAATGGTTGCGGCAGCGCGGACACGTTGCCTTTGCAGACTCCGTTGTCGAAACCTGCGCGCGGCGGTTGCACCAACCCACCAACGGCGATTTGAAACGCTGGGTGGCCGCGCTGGACGACCTGCCGTCGCGCCAAAGCCGCCAGTTGGATTACAGCGACGGTCGGGTGCGGGTCGTCGGACCGGCCGTCGATCCGGCGACGCTACGCGAAACCCTGATGCGGTTTCATCCCTGGCGCAAGGGCCCGTTCGAGTTCCTGGGGCTGCCGATCGACACCGAATGGCGGTCCGATTGGAAATGGGACCGCATCGCTCAGGCCGTGGACCTGAATCAAAAATCGGTGCTCGACGTGGGCTGTGGCAACGGATACTACGGCTGGCGGATGCTCGGCGCCGGCGCTTCGATGGTGATGGGGCTCGACCCGATCCTGCGGTTCTTGATGCAGTTCGAAGTCTTCGATCGATACCAGACCGGACCGCGACGCAATTTCGTGATGCCGATGATCGACACCGATTTGCCCCAAAAACTAACCGCCTTTGACGTCGTGTTCTCCGCCGGTGTGCTCTATCACCGGACCAGTCCGATCGATCATTTACGCAGCCTGGCCGGTGCCCTGGTCCCCGGCGGCAAACTGGTGCTTGAGACACTGATCATTCAAGACGACGGGCCACGCGTGCTCGTACCGGAAGACCGCTACGCGCAGATGCGAAACGTTTGGTTCATCCCCTCGCTGGAGATGCTGTTTCGCTGGTTGCGTCGGACGGGTTTCGAAGGCATCGAGACCGTGGACGTCACACCCACTGAGGCGACCGAGCAGCGCTCGACCGAATGGATGACGTTCCAGTCGTTGGCCGATTTCCTGGACCCGGATGATTCATCCAAGACGATCGAAGGTTACCCGGGTCCGGTCCGCGCGACGGTTGTCGCCAGCAGAAAGGAGGCAGAATGA
- a CDS encoding response regulator, which yields MTDPTLPEGTHRILIADDNVANRELLEAYLAEIDCEIETSVDGQDTLDKIASFTPDVVLLDVMMPKLSGFEVCKQIKDNPETSRVMVLMVTALNELGDIERAVAAGTDDFMSKPVQKVELLKRVENMLKLKGMNDELERLQQYIQAMEDAQRAS from the coding sequence ATGACTGATCCGACCTTGCCGGAGGGAACTCATCGCATCCTGATCGCCGACGACAATGTCGCCAATCGCGAGTTGCTCGAGGCCTACTTGGCGGAGATCGACTGCGAAATCGAAACCTCCGTCGATGGCCAAGACACGCTCGACAAAATCGCCTCCTTCACGCCCGACGTGGTGCTGCTGGACGTGATGATGCCCAAGCTGAGCGGTTTTGAAGTCTGCAAGCAGATCAAAGACAATCCCGAGACGTCACGCGTCATGGTGCTGATGGTCACCGCGCTCAACGAGCTGGGGGACATCGAACGCGCCGTCGCCGCGGGCACCGACGATTTCATGAGCAAACCGGTGCAAAAGGTCGAACTGCTCAAACGCGTCGAGAACATGCTTAAACTGAAAGGCATGAACGATGAACTGGAGCGATTGCAACAGTACATCCAGGCGATGGAAGACGCCCAGCGAGCCAGCTGA